The genomic segment atatatatacaaaaaagacAAAATACAAAAGTAAACGAGAGGACGACAaaccacgtctgcactgctacaccatcttggaaTTACAAGATTACAAGAATTGTTattaattcaaataaaatgcacATTAGAACATTTTAAAACAAAAGTAGCCATTTTGTTGTATGATTTCATTCATACAATTTTGATTTCATGCGGCATAAACAAAACCACAAATTCTCAGTAAAAAAGAGACAGAACATAGCTTCTTTATTCTCTCATGTACAACGAACCTTGAAAACCACGatgaccctacctcttcaaagagtatcttcaATAAATCTGACCTGAAATtgtcttttcctactagcactgacttcaCTGAGAACTATTTAATGAAGGGAAAACGTACTTACTATGCCTGTGATGTGTGGctgtctcacctagctaccttAAGGTGAATTCAACAATTGTTATTCTCCCTGGATAAGAGTGTGTGAAATGTAATGGGATTTCAGTTCCCTTAATCGGGAAAAGGTCTTTCCACAATGAGAGCAGTGGtagggcttctctcctgtgtgtatcctCTCATGCTCTTTTAGGTTCCATAACCgggcaaaactcttcccacactgggaacattggaaggacttttcccctgtgtgtgttttctcatgCTCTTTGAGATGGCATGACCGAATAaagctctttccacactgagagcagtggtaaggcttatCTCCAGAGTGAATTATCTTATGTAAATTCAGGTTCCCTAACTGGGTAAAACGCTTTCCACATTGGGAGCATTGGAAAGGCCTTTCTCCTCTGTGTGTAGAGTGAATTCTCTCATGTATTTTCACACCCCATAACTCAggaaaactctttccacactgagagcaaTGGAAGGTCTTCCTTCCTTCTTTGTGTATTCCTTGGTGCCTAATTAGGGTCCTTAAccgggtaaaactctttccacactgggaacattggaaaggcttttctcctgtgtgcgTCCTCTCATGTGATTTCAGGTGTGCCAACAGGGTAAAACtatttccacactgggagcattgaaaaggcttttctcctgtgtgtgtcctctcatgcctTTTGAGGGCCTGTGATCGTGAAAAACTCATTACACAATAGGAGcattggtaaggcttctctccagagtGAATTCTTTCATGCATTTTCAGGCTGTCTAACCggctaaaactctttccacactgggaacattggaaaggcttttctcctgtgtgtgtcctctcgtgCTCTTTTAGGTTGTGTAACTTGGTAAATTTCCTTCCACAGTGGGAGCAGCAGTGTCGTCCTGCTGGTTTGGCAGTCTCTAGGTCTGGTTCCCCTGAAGGACTCTTCCCTAAGTCTGGTTCGCCTGAAGGACTCTTCCCTAAGTCTGGTTCCCCTGAAGGACTCTTCCCCAAGTCTGGTTCCCTTGAAGGTCTCCTCCCTGGGTCTGGTTCCCCTGAAGGACTCTTGTCAGAGGgagagtctggtctctctcctgtcaaagACAGAGTATTTGTTAAACAGAGACCTGAATGAAACCGCCACATGATAAAAAGTTttcagaacatttccataataaaaaattaaataacatTTATGAGCAGGTTGAAAGAGACAGTTGTATGGATGCATATACATCCTTCTTTGTGTACACTTGACAGTTGAATACACTTCATGTGCTAGTCATGTTGATAGTCATGATGCTAGTCATGATGCTAGTCATGTTGATAGTCATGTGCTAGTCATGTTGCTAGTCATGTTGCTAGTCATGTTGATAGTCATGTTGCTAGTCATGTCGAAAGTCATGTTGTTTGTCATGTTGCTAGTCATGTTGACAGTCATGTTGCAGGTCATGTGCTAGTCATGTTGATAGTCATGTTGCAAGTCATGTTGATAGTCATGATGCTAGTCATGTTGATAGTCATGTTGATAGTCATGTTGATAGTCATGTCATGTTGCTAGTCATGTCATGTTGCTAGTCATGTTTGTCAAGTCATGTTGCTAGTCATGTTGCTAGTCATGTTGCTAGTCATGTTGTTTGTCATGATGCTAGTCATGTTGCTAGTCATGTTGATAGTCATGTTGCTAGTCATGTGCTAGTCATGTTGCTAGTCATGTTGATAGTCATAGTCATGTTGATAGTCATGTTGATAGTCATGTTGTTAGTCATGTTGCTAGTCATGTTGCTAGTCATGTTGATTGTCATGATGCTAGTCATGTTTGTCATATTGCTAGTCATGTTGTTTGTCATGTTGATAGTCATGTTGCTAGTCATGTTGCTAGTCATGTTGATAGTCATGTGCTAGTCGTGTTGCTAGTCATGTTGTTTGTCATGTTGCTAGTCATGTTGATAGTCATGATGCTAGTCATGTCGAAAGTCATGTTGCTAGTCATGTCGAAAGTCATGTTGCTAGTCATGTTGCTAGTCATGTTGTTTGTCATGATGCTAGTCATGTTGATAGTCATGATGCTAGTCATGTCGAAAGTAATGATGCTAGTCATGTTGTTTGTCATGTTGCTAGTCATGTTGCTAGTCATGTTGCTAGTCATGTTGATGCTAGTCATGTTGCTAGTCATGTTGCTAGTCATGTTGCTAGTCATGTTGATAGTCATGTGCTAGTTGTGTTGCTAGTCATGTTGCTAGTCATGTTGCTAGTCATGTTGATAGTCATGATGCTAGTCATGTCGAAAGTCATGTTGCTAGTCATGTCGAAAGTCATGTTGTTTGTCATGTTGCTAGTCATGTTGACAGTCATGTTGAAGGTCATGTGCTAGTCATGTTGATAGTCATGTTGATAGTCATGTTGCTAGTCATGTTGCTAGTCATGTTGTTTGTCATGATGCTAGTCATGTTGCTAGTCATGTTGATAGTCATGTTGCTAGTCATGTTGCTAGTCATGTTGCTAGTCATGTTGATAGTCATGTTGCTAGTCATGTTGCTAGTCATGTTGCTAGTCATGTTGCTAGTCATGTTGCTAGTCATGTTGTTAGTCATGTTGTTTGTCATGTTGCTCATCATGTTGAGAGTCAGGTTGCTAGTCATGTTGATAGTCATGTTGCTAGTCATGTTGCTAGTCATGTTGCTAGTCATGTTTGTCATGTTGCTAGTCATGTTGCTAGTCATGTTGATAGTCATGTTGCTAGTCATGTTGATAGTCATGTGCTAGTCGTGTTGCTAGTCATGTTGTTTGTCATGATGCTAGTCATGTCGAAAGTCATATTGCTAGTCTTGTCGAAAGTCATGTTGTTTGTCATGTTGCTAGTCATGTTGACAGTCATGTTGCAGGTCATGTGCTAGTCATGTTGATAGTCATGTTGCTAGTCATGTTGATAGTCATGTTGCTTGTCATGTTGCTAGTCATGTTGCTTGTCATGATGCTAGTCATGTTGCTAGTCATGTTGCTAGTCATGTTGCTAGTCATGTTGCTAGTCATGTTGCTCATCATGTTGAGAGTCAGGTTGCTAGTCATGTGATAGTCATGTTGCTAGTCATGTTGCTAGTCATGTTGTTTGTCATGTTGCTAGTCATGATGCTAGTCATGTTGTTTGTCATATTGCTAGTCATGTTGTTTGTCATGTTGATAGTCATGTTGCTAGTCATGTTGATAGTCATGATGCTAGTCACGTGCTAGTCACGTGCTAGTCATGTTGCTAGTCATGTTGATAGTCATGTGCTAGTTGTGTTGCTAGTCGTGTTGTTTGTCATGATGCTAGTCATGTTGATAGTCATGATGCTAGTCATGTTGCTAGTCATGTTGCTAGTCATGTTGTCTAGTCATGTTGATAGTCATGTTTATAGTCATGTTGCTAGTCATGTTGCTAGTCATGTTGTTTGTCATGATGCTAGTCATGATGCTAGTCATGTTGCTAGTCATGTTGCTAGTCATGATGCTAGTCATGTTACTAGTCATGTTGCTCATCATGTTGCTAGTCATGTGATAGTCATGTTGATAGTCATGTTGATAGTCATGTTGCTAGTCATGTTGCTAGTCATGTTGCTAGTCATGTTGTTTGTCATGTTGCTAGTCATGTTGCTAGTCATGTTGTTTGTCATGTTGCTAGTCATGTTGCTAGTCATGTTGATAGTCATGTTGATAGTCATGATGCTTGTCATGTTGCTAGTCATGTTGATATTCATGTTACTAGTCATGTTGCTCGTCATGTTGATAGTCATGATGCTAGTCATGATGCTAGTCATGTTGTTTGTCATGTTGATAGTCATGTTGATTGTCATGTTGCTAGTCATGTTGTTTGTCATGATGCTAGTCATGTTGCTAGTCATGTTGCTAGTCATGTTGCTAGTCATGTTGCTAGTCATGTTGCTAATCATGTTGTTTGTCATGTTGCTCATCATGTTGCTAGTCATGTTGCTTGTCATGTTGCTAGTCATGATGCTAGTCATGTTGATAGTCATGTTGCTAGTCATGTTGATATTCATGTGCTATTCATGTTGATAGTCATGTTGATAGAGCGAAGACAAGTGGAGTTACCAGGGTTTAAAACATGTGTTTTTtcacaggtcagtacaggtgcatcaaagctgggaccgagagactggaaaaacagcttccatctcaaggccatcatcatcatcaccgatAGTATCGGGTCAAAACACCAAACGGTTTGGAACAGGCCAGGGACGATAGTATCGTGGCAAAACACCAAACGGTTTGGAACAGGCCAGGGACGATAGTATCGGGTCAAAACACCAAACGGTTTGGAACAGGCCAGGGACGATAGTATCGGGTCAAAACACCAAACGGTTTGGAACAGGCCTGGGACGATAGTATCGTGGCAAAACACCAAACGGTTTGGAACAGGCCAGGGACGATAGTATTGTGGCAAAACACCAAACGGTTTGGAACAGGCCAGGGACGATAGTATCGTGGCAAAACACCAAACGGTTTGGAACAGGCCAGGGACGATAGTATCGTGGCAAAACACCAAACGGTTTGGAACAGGCCAGGGACGATAGTATCGGGTCAAAACACCAAACGGTTTGGAACAGGCCAGGGACGATAGTATCGTGGCAAAACACCAAACGGTTTGGAACAGGCCAGGGACGATAGTATCGGGTCAAAACACCAAACGGTTTGGAACAGGCCAGGGACGATAGTATCGGGTCAAAACACCAAACGGTTTGGAACAGGCCAGGGACGATAGTATCGTGGCAAAACACCAAACGGatgtaacattttttttttttaggaaaacagccctaatgatggctatagcacacaatattttacaaagAGCAGGTTTTTTAAAGGACCGAAGAGTTTAGTCAGCTTCGTGTTttaatttttgccatggaaaaaaaaTATTGCGATAAGCCCTAGTTTGGAAGCACTAAATCACAGCAGAGTTACCATGGGATTCAAAGCTGAACATGTCATTACTCATTATTACCTCACAGTGACAAACTGATACCTTTTCCttttttgtcaaaaacaactttagGAGGAGCgcctttgatttgacggcctgTACATGCAAccagaaaaataaaaataatatatagaAATACATTAAaatgttgttatatatatatatatatatatattaaaatatatgtaaaatatacagtatcattcaagggtttttatttatacaattttctacattgtagaaa from the Oncorhynchus tshawytscha isolate Ot180627B unplaced genomic scaffold, Otsh_v2.0 Un_contig_12590_pilon_pilon, whole genome shotgun sequence genome contains:
- the LOC121843477 gene encoding zinc finger protein 135-like, with the protein product MWRFHSGLCLTNTLSLTGERPDSPSDKSPSGEPDPGRRPSREPDLGKSPSGEPDLGKSPSGEPDLGKSPSGEPDLETAKPAGRHCCSHCGRKFTKLHNLKEHERTHTGEKPFQCSQCGKSFSRLDSLKMHERIHSGEKPYQCSYCVMSFSRSQALKRHERTHTGEKPFQCSQCGNSFTLLAHLKSHERTHTGEKPFQCSQCGKSFTRLRTLIRHQGIHKEGRKTFHCSQCGKSFPELWGVKIHERIHSTHRGERPFQCSQCGKRFTQLGNLNLHKIIHSGDKPYHCSQCGKSFIRSCHLKEHEKTHTGEKSFQCSQCGKSFARLWNLKEHERIHTGEKPYHCSHCGKTFSRLRELKSHYISHTLIQGE